CTTCACCTGCTCCGGCACCAGTTTTACCTAATGTTCCAAAACCATGTGCATCATCAACCAATAAACGGAAATTGTATTTTTGCTTTAATGCAACAATTTCTTTTAATTTTCCTTGTTGTCCGCGCATTCCAAAAACACCTTCGGTAATAAATAAAATACCTCCACCAGTTTCTTCTGCCATTTTAGTAGCACGCTGCAGATTTTTCTCCATACTTTCCAAATCATTGTGTTTGTATGTGAAACGTTTACCCATGTGTAAACGAACACCATCAATGATACAAGCATGTGAATCTACATCATAAACAATAATGTCATTTTTAGTAACCAGAGCGTCAATAATAGACACCATTCCCTGGTAACCAAAATTCAATAAATAAGCAGATTCTTTCATTACGAACTCAGCTAATTCATTTTCTAATTGTTCGTGGTACGTAGTGTGTCCAGACATCATACGAGCTCCCATTGGATAAGCTGCACCAAACTGAATTGCTGCATCTGTATCTGCCTGACGAACTTCCGGATGATTTGCTAAACCTAAATAATCATTTAAACTCCAGTTTAAAATATTTTTTCCGTGAAAAGTCATTCGAGGACCCAACTCTCCTTCTAACTTTGGGAAAACATAATAACCTTCTGCCTGAGAAGCCCATTTTCCTAAAGGTCCTTTATTGTCCTGAATTCTTTCGAATAAATCTTTTACCATAATATAGTGTAGTAATTTTTTTAACTTAAATCAGCGAGCAAAAATAATCATTATTAATTTAAAATGAAGACCCTCATTTATTTTTATTAAAAATAAATCATGTTAAAATTATTAACAAGATTAAACTTAAAATTATTCTTTTACAATTCTAATTTAATGATATATTTATCTCTAAACCATGATTTTTATCATAATAAAAGATAAAATTGTCTTTTATTTTTGGTCCATATTTAAACAAAAGCAAAACCACAATATTATGACAAGGAAACACACAATTATGAGCAGGATGAGTATTCTTATATGTTCACTTTTTATGCTATTATTATTAGGTAGCTGCAAAAAAAATGAAGCCGCAAATTATGCAGACATCATGACTGAAGGAGAAATGGAGGCAGAACTTACCGCACCTCCACATGTACCTAAACCAGTTGGAAACAGAACAGCCATGAAATTGAAATTAAACATGGAAATCAAAGAACAGGAAGGTACAATGACCGATGGTGTAAAATATACTTATTGGACGTTTGGAGGTTCTGTTCCGGGAAGTTTTATCAGAACCCGTGTGGGTGATGAAGTAGAATTTCATTTAAAAAACCATCCAGATAACAAATTACCACATAACATAGATTTACATGCCGTAACCGGGCCTGGTGGGGGAGCAACCTCATCACTTGTAGCTCCCGGACACGAAAAAGTATTCAGCTTTAAAGTAATTAATCCGGGATTGTACGTATATCACTGTGCTACAGCTCCAGTTGGAATGCACATTGCAAATGGTATGTACGGTTTGATTTTGGTTGAACCAGAAGGCGGACTTCCTCCTGTAGATAAAGAATACTATGTTATGCAGGGAGATTTTTATACTCAGGGTGAATATGGAGCAAAAGGGCTTCAGGCATTTGACATGAACAAAGCTGTAAAAGAAACACCTGATTATGTCGTATTTAATGGTAAAGTTGGAGCTTTAACTAACGGAAATGAATTAACTGCAAAAGTAGGTGAAACGGTTCGTTTATATGTTGGAAACGGCGGACCAAATTTGGTTTCTTCTTTCCACGTTATCGGAGAAATATTTGACAGTGTACATATTGAAGGCGGAAGCACAATTAATAAAAATGTACAAACTACTTTAATTCCTGCCGGTGGAGCTGCCATTGTTGATTTTAAAGTAGAAACACCCGGAACCTTTATCCTTGTTGATCACTCTATTTTCAGAGCATTTAATAAAGGTGCGCTGGGAATGTTGAAAGTAGAAGGAAAAGAAAATAAAAACATTTACTCCGGAACCATCCAGGAAGGTATTTATTTACCTGAAGGAGGAACGATCCAGAAAATGCCTGGAGAATCTGTTGCTAAGGTTGCTATTCCAAAACGTACGGTTGAAGAAAAAGTAAAAATTGGTAAGGAAATTTTCGGAACAACTTGTTTCGCTTGTCACCAATCTGAAGGGCAAGGGATACCGGCTACTTTCCCTCCTCTAGCAAAATCAGACTATCTGAATGCAGATTCAAAACGTGCTATTAAAACTATCCTGCATGGTTTAACCGGAGAGGTCACGGTAAACGGTAAAAAATACAATAACGTAATGCCTGCTCAAAATTTATCTGATGATGAAATTGCTAACGTACTGACTTACATTTACAGCAGTTGGGGAAATAATAAAACCGAAATTACACCAGAAATGGTAAAAGCGCTAAGATAACAGCAAAACTAACAGTATGAAAAAATACGTTTTCATTCTTACAACTATCTTTTTCTTTATGCTTACTGTTGCTACAAATGCGCAGAAAGCAGGAATGGTTCTCATAAAAGAGGGATCTTTTGTCCCTCTTTATGGGGCCACTTCCAAAAAACCTGTCGTTGTAAAATCTTTTTACATAGACATTTATCCGGTAACAAATCGTGAGTTTTTGGAATTTGTCAAAAAAAATCCTTCTTATAGTAAATCAAAAATTAAAGGAATTTTTGCAGATAAAAGTTATTTATCCTATTGGAAAAATGATTCTGATTTTGGAAATGCAAATCCAAATTCACCTGTGACAAGTATTTCATGGTTTGCAGCAAAAAAATACTGCGAATGTGAAGGAAAACGCCTGGCAACAATGGATGAATGGGAATATGTAGCAATGGCTGATGAAAAGAAAATTGATGCCAGAACCAAAAAAGAATTCAACCAGTATATTTTATCATGGTACGA
The sequence above is drawn from the Flavobacterium sp. N2038 genome and encodes:
- a CDS encoding aminotransferase class I/II-fold pyridoxal phosphate-dependent enzyme encodes the protein MVKDLFERIQDNKGPLGKWASQAEGYYVFPKLEGELGPRMTFHGKNILNWSLNDYLGLANHPEVRQADTDAAIQFGAAYPMGARMMSGHTTYHEQLENELAEFVMKESAYLLNFGYQGMVSIIDALVTKNDIIVYDVDSHACIIDGVRLHMGKRFTYKHNDLESMEKNLQRATKMAEETGGGILFITEGVFGMRGQQGKLKEIVALKQKYNFRLLVDDAHGFGTLGKTGAGAGEEQGVQADIDVYFSTFAKSMANIGAFVAADKTVIDYLKYNLRSQMFAKALPMIQTVGSLKRLELLRKSSAIKDKLWENVNALQNGLKEKGFNIGDTNTCITPVYLEGSIPEAMVMVNDLRENYGIFLSIVVYPVIPKGIILLRMIPTASHTLADIDETLTAFEAIREKLVNGTYKEIAERTTVDVS
- the nirK gene encoding copper-containing nitrite reductase; translated protein: MTRKHTIMSRMSILICSLFMLLLLGSCKKNEAANYADIMTEGEMEAELTAPPHVPKPVGNRTAMKLKLNMEIKEQEGTMTDGVKYTYWTFGGSVPGSFIRTRVGDEVEFHLKNHPDNKLPHNIDLHAVTGPGGGATSSLVAPGHEKVFSFKVINPGLYVYHCATAPVGMHIANGMYGLILVEPEGGLPPVDKEYYVMQGDFYTQGEYGAKGLQAFDMNKAVKETPDYVVFNGKVGALTNGNELTAKVGETVRLYVGNGGPNLVSSFHVIGEIFDSVHIEGGSTINKNVQTTLIPAGGAAIVDFKVETPGTFILVDHSIFRAFNKGALGMLKVEGKENKNIYSGTIQEGIYLPEGGTIQKMPGESVAKVAIPKRTVEEKVKIGKEIFGTTCFACHQSEGQGIPATFPPLAKSDYLNADSKRAIKTILHGLTGEVTVNGKKYNNVMPAQNLSDDEIANVLTYIYSSWGNNKTEITPEMVKALR
- a CDS encoding formylglycine-generating enzyme family protein; protein product: MKKYVFILTTIFFFMLTVATNAQKAGMVLIKEGSFVPLYGATSKKPVVVKSFYIDIYPVTNREFLEFVKKNPSYSKSKIKGIFADKSYLSYWKNDSDFGNANPNSPVTSISWFAAKKYCECEGKRLATMDEWEYVAMADEKKIDARTKKEFNQYILSWYEKSKTYENEIGKTFKNYWGVYDMHGLVWEWTSDFNSIFLSGESRKDKSSDKNLFCGSASVNASDLMDYAAFMRYAFRGSLKAQYSTRNLGFRCASTTKPKI